TCCCCGAATTACCATGCATGTAGTCCGAGAGCACGAAGGGATCCGAGGTGTCGGGgcctgcctcctccagcagctgcttgggCACTGCAACGAGACACACGCGACACACGCCGCTCTGAGCATCACCACCCTGCTTGTCCCCGGGGGCTGCGTCCCCAGACCCACGGCCAGCTCCTGGTCCTGCTCTCACCGCAGGTGTAGGAGACCCGCAGCTGCTTCTTCGTGCCAGGCAGGCACGGGTCCCCGAAGGTGGCCCAGTCAGCAGCCACGGTGCAGTTTCCCTTGCGGTGACACTTCTTGGAGACCCTCCTCAAGGCGTCCGGAGCCAGGCACTCTGCAGAGACACGCGGTGTGGACCTCTGGCCATCAGCACAGAGCTCCTGCACTATTCCCAGATGTAATTTGGGCTCAAACCATGTCCCCCCCGTACCGATATGGGGTCCCCCGGCGTTTGGGGCATCGCACTCAGGCTTGCCCCGCAGGAATCGTCCATAATGCGCGGAGTAAATGGCCAGGACGGATTTTGGCCGGCATTGCAGCCTCAGCACGTTGTTCTCGCACACCGTCTTGACCCGATGGTTGTCTGGGGGTGGGGTGACACCGCAGGGTGTCCCAACACAGCCCAAATCACCCCAAACCCCCTCCTCTTACCCAGCCATGGGTTCGAGAGGTGCCCCCGTGGTGCTGCCCACCTGGCCGGCACTTGTAGGACGCGATGAGGTACTTGTGTGTCCCGGGGCACGGGTCTGGCCCGAAGACTTGGCTGTGCACTGAGAACTGGCACCACTGCTGGTCCTGACACTCGGCCAGCAGCTTCTGCGGGGCAGAACAGGACAGACGTGAGCACCGGCAGTGAGACCCCAGGCTGATCTCACCTCGGTGCTGTTGCTGGGCTCGGGGCCAGGCCTTCACCCCACAAGAGGCGTCCTGTGGCTGCTGGCACCCCCGCCGCGGTCACTTGGCCTCGTGGGTGGCTTTGGTGGCTGCTTCCCTGTGCCCACGCAGCTGCGAGCGGTACCTGTGCGGGCAGCACAGCACCGCAGCAcgaaatgtgtgtgtgcaacACCTGTGCAGGTGTGCGGAGCGACACAGCTCCGTGCAACGCTCACACGGGCGTGCACACTGCGCTCGTGCAGGTGTGCGCGCTGGCACAGCACCCATGCACGCTGACCCGGCTGCGTGCAGGTGCGCACACCGACGCAGCGCTGCAAGCGGGCACTCGCGGGGCTCCGTGCAGCACCTGCAGGCGTGTGCACTCCCGCAGCTTCACGCAGAGCCGCACAGCTCCGTGCAGCAGCGCCCTTGCagcccccccggtcccccccccctcagcaCG
This window of the Cygnus atratus isolate AKBS03 ecotype Queensland, Australia chromosome 13, CAtr_DNAZoo_HiC_assembly, whole genome shotgun sequence genome carries:
- the LOC118245579 gene encoding protein eva-1 homolog C-like isoform X3 is translated as MSPTAHLKLLAECQDQQWCQFSVHSQVFGPDPCPGTHKYLIASYKCRPDNHRVKTVCENNVLRLQCRPKSVLAIYSAHYGRFLRGKPECDAPNAGGPHIECLAPDALRRVSKKCHRKGNCTVAADWATFGDPCLPGTKKQLRVSYTCVPKQLLEEAGPDTSDPFVLSDYMHGGWYKGPRFSRLREDRMIFTSSLTAFAQLWDVPEKVGLYFLCGVSAGLALLLCIISPKAAFLREAREALQGPGSSSEPSRTKLRDEQDEDLPDDSSSDSSFRRLTRTYRATDSIFSPELTAAMEGAAEQQGCGGEEIWMPKESSPYAIQKIKSATK